The Elaeis guineensis isolate ETL-2024a chromosome 12, EG11, whole genome shotgun sequence sequence CCGTCGTCCTTCCTCCGATCGTAGCATTTGCCGTCAGGCCGCATCCCGGAATATGGGAGTATGTCAAGGTCCATTCGGAGGATCTAACAGTCGAAGCGATCACTCCTTCGGAATACTTAAGatcgaaagaaataatatatgatgAGCAATGGTATCATTCTTAATCATCAGCAGATCAAAACATAATCTGGATTCGATCCTTAGAAGGTTCACAATCATGTAATTCATGGATTGCAGGGCAAAGGATGAACATGCGTtagaagtggattttggagccTTTGATTTAGCAACACCTCACCTCACCCTACCATCATCCATAGGGAATGGCACACAGTTCATATGCAGATTCTTGTCATCGAAACTGAATGAGACGCCCGAGAGCATGAAGCCATTGTTGGACTACTTACTCGCCCTTGATCGTTGTGGAGAAGTGAGAATTTGGAAGCAAAAGAAGAGTTTGTGCCAACTTATGATAACCAAGTAGTTTAAAGATTCTGACTGATTACAATTTCTTTTGACTCTGCAGAAATTAATGATTAATAACACCTTGGACACTGTGAACAAACTCCAGACAGCTCTGCTTGTGGCTGAGGTGTTTGTCAGTGGAATTCACAAAAACACACCATTCCAAAAGTTTGAGCAAAGGTGATTCTGCTGTTTATCTTAAACAAAGGCTTCAAACGCAATAAAAGAAGGTTCAAACTTGCGCTCTCTTCACATGCTCTTTTTTGTCCCACAGATTTCAGGAGTGGGGACTGGAGAAGGGATGGGGTGATACTGCTGAAAGGGTTAAGGAGAGCCTGCACTGCCTGTCTGAGGTTCTTCAAGCACCAGATCctgtgaacatggagaaatttttCAGTAGAGTCCCTACCATTTTTAACATCGTGATCTTCTCTCCCCATGGCTATTTCGGACAGGCAGATGTTCTTGGTTTGCCTGATACTGGTGGGCAGGTATAGAATTCAATCCACAAATGAaggaaacaaactagaaaatttGAATGATATTTCCtaaactctttctttttctgcagGTTGTTTACATCCTGGATCAAGTAAAAGCCTTCGAAGAGGAACTGCTCCTCAGAATCAAGCAACAAGGGTTGAATGTACCACCTCAAATTCTTGTGGTAAGTTAAGAAGGTGCAAATTTTGGTAAGATTCATTCAAGTGAAAAACTATGGAATGACAATTAGTGAGGGAACGAAAAGCAACAATGGAGGTGATTGCAGGTGACTAGGCTAATACCAGAAGCCCGGGGAACTAAATGCAACCAGGAACTCGAGCCAATTCTCGACACCAAGCACTCATACATCCTTCGGGTTCCATTTAAGAGAGATCATGGAGTTTTACAGCAGTGGGTTTCTCGTTTTGATATATATCCTTACCTCGAGAGATATGCTCAGGCATGCAATTGAGATCCTGTTTTTATCTTAGGATCTGTAGCTTCCTTAAAAGGGAATGTTTTGATTGATTAATCAGTTATCGAGTTTGTGGGTCCTCAGGATGCGGCTGCCAAAATTCTTGACCACCTGCAAGGAAAACCAGACCTGATAATCGGGAATTACACTGATGGAAACCTGGTGGCTTCTCTTGTGGCAACCAAACTAGGAGTAACTCAGGTAATGATGCTATTATCATCTCTTCTGGTCCATGCAACATCAGAATGAGCTTGAAAGCTAGTTACTAAATATAGAAGGAAAGGATCTCAAAGAGTAGAATGTGATTTTATTCTGCTTCAAAAATTGATAATGATATGGACATATCATGACAAACTAGGGAACCATTGCACATGCCCTTGAAAAGACAAAATATGAAGATTCTGATGTCAAGTGGAAGGAATTGGATGGAAAGTACCACTTCTCATGCCAATTCACTGCTGACATGATTTCCATGAATACTactgatttcatcataacaagtACATTCCAAGAAATCGCTGGAACGTAAGTATATCGTCAATCGGTGATTATTTATTCGCTCCAAATTGTAAGTGTTCGTGAGTCAAGGCTTGAAATGTTTTCATCATGCAGCAAGGATAAGCCTGGGCAATATGAGAGCCATTATGCGTTTACACTTCCAGGGCTATGTCGGTTCGTCTCGGGCATCAATGTGTTCGATCCTAAGTTTAATATAGCTTCTCCCGGAGCCGATCAATCCCTCTACTTCCCCTACACGCAGAAACAGAAGCGCCTGACTTCATTTCATCCTGCCATCGAGGAGCTGTTGTATAGCAAAGTAGATAATGATGAACACATGTAAGTTTCAAAATTCTAGGAAGAGCACAAGTagctcctctttcttttttttcttggtcTGAAAGGAAGATTGAATTCTAATGTTACATAATTCTATGAGTGGAAACAGAGGACATCTTGCAGACAAAAATAAGCCCATCATCTTCTCAATGGCGAGGCTTGACAGAATCAAGAACTTAACTGGGCTGGTTGAATGGTACGGGAAGAATAAGAGGCTGAGGGACCTCGTGAACCTCGTTGTGGTCGGGGGTTTCTTTGACCCTGCAAAATCAAAAGACAGGGAAGAGATCAACGAGATCAAGAAGATGCATGCGCTGATTGAGAAGTACCAATTGACAGGTCAGATAAGATGGATAAAGGCGCAGACTGATCGGGCTCGAAATGGTGAGATATACCGCTGCATTGCCGATACCAAGGGAGCATTTATTCAGGTTTGATTTATAATTTTCCAGAGTCGCTACTGTCGCCTAAATTATACCTAATTTATCTATGACAAAGAACATTCTCTGCTGCCTGTCTTTGTTTCAGCCTGCTTTGTATGAAGCATTTGGACTCACAGTCATAGAGGCAATGAACTGTGGCCTGCCGACCTTTGCCACAAACAAAGGAGGACCGGCAGAGATCATTGTTGATGGGGTTTCTGGTTTCCATATTGATCCCTACAATGGAGAGGAATCTAGCAACAAGATTGCAGATTTCTTTGAGAAATGCCGGGAGGACAGCACTTACTGGACTATGGTGTCGACAGCTGGACTCCAACGgatatatgaatggtaatatcaaTCAGCAAGATGACTAGATGAGAACAATATGTTGCTAATCATGATGTAGTAATTGACAAAAGAATATGTTGTTATGACAGCTACACATGGAAGATTTATGCAACCAGGGTATTGAACATGGGATCAGTCTACGGCTTCTGGAGGCAACTGAACAAGGATGAGAAGCAAGCCAAACAGCGATATATCCAGCTGCTCTACAATCTCCAGTTCAGAAATTTGGTGAGCCGGAAAGGAAGATTCAGTAAATAAATAAATGGATTGATAGAATTTTTGCTATTTGTAATACAATTTTTCCCTTATTGGCAGGCCAAAACGGTTCTCCTAGTAAGTGATCAAGCTCAGGAGCCGGCCCCACCAAAGGTTGTAACAAAACCTCAGCCAGAAGAAAGGCCAGTTTGCCGACTCTTTAGAAATATACTAGGGATGTTCAAGCGAAAAGGTCACTAACAACTCCTCCTTGGAACCACTACAGACAATCACGCATGCGAAGGTGAGACTCCAGGATTCCTCTAATCTCAATGGTTTCATTGATCTCGCTTTTATTACACAATGAAATATTATGGGTTGCTAAGACGATCACTGATTTCCGCATGCTCTCAGGGTTACAAGGGACTGCTTCACCCCAAAAGCTCCCCATAGAAGAGCCACCAGAAGTGTTTCTTAAACAGAGTAGCAGCAAAATACCTGCCGAATGGATGTTTTATACTTGAATGATTTTATCCGTACCCCAAACCTGTTATGCGTCTGGATTTCAAACACCTGTAAACGAATGAGATATTGTAGCAGCAAGGTTTATGAGCAATAAGACCGGATCAAAAATACCATCCACATGAGGGAGCCATTGCAAAGCAGTGCCCAAAGGTGCATGCAGGAGAACATGGCACAAAGTCCAGAAACCTAGGCAAAATAACAGATCGGTTCCCCCGAACCAGATGGCAAGACAATTTCGGCACTAGTGAAACATAAGGGAACATTAAACAGACTTAGTTCCAAAACAGTTGGGTGTACTTCGGGCGCCATCCCCAAAAATAGGGGCCAGGATAAGGCCTCAGCATTCCAGGTGTTGGATGACATTTCCAAACGGAAAATGCTGTGGCTAATTTAATTCTCATTGGGAGTGCAAGCAGCTATGGCTAAAATGGCTAAAATGGCAGCAAAACCTTCATAAACCACCTAGCCGCGTATATGGCACCAACCTAATTTAATTCTCATTGGGAGTGCAAACGGTTGCAATATTTAGAATATACTTTATGCCACCAGAAGGTCCATAAAACTTAACAAGAATCTCAAACATGCATTAAGCATTATGTCACAAAACCATGAAGTGTAACGAGTACGGCAAACAGAAAGGGTACCGGTCAACTTTAATTAAGCAGGAACAGTCGGAAGCCAGTGTTTTTATATGGCTCAGCAATAAAACATGACTCTCTTGACATTTTCTTTTAGAGCGGGAAGGGGTCTCACAGATGCGCTACCAGGGACCCGAGTACTGCGTGGTCCACCAGCAGGCGCCCCACGACCAGCTGCAGCTGCACTTGCCAAAGAACCACTATCTGATGTCTCTGGTTCCATATAAAAGCGGGCCCGGAAGGCAGCCAGATGAGCATAGTATGCAGGCGGCACTGTTAAAGAAAAGATGCACCAATCATCAGACATGGGACGCTGGATGCGCATTCCTAGCCCCCGGGAAACAATAAACCAATAGCAAGGACTGGAAACTAGCAACTTACCAATAGATACAGAGCGGGTGCACCTTGCATAGCTGCAAAAACAATCAAGAATTTAGTCAAATATATTACGAATTGACACCATGGCAAAGAGGAAACACCAGGAATAGAGAGAGATTCACGTGTAGCAAAGGTTGTTCGTAAGAGTTTGCAAAGCATCAGCAGTGAATTTGTTTTCATCCCACAAGACATGATAATGAGCAGGACGGCTTGTACCCTTACAAATATAACATCGCATATAGTTACTATTTCAATATCAATCAGGGGGAACTGAAAAATACATAAAAACATGAATAtacaaacaataaaaaaaaaagttgcaaAGATAGGAGGAAATATACTTGAATGCCAGCATGACTGCACAAGTAAAAATCAAACTCAGTTGGATGGCAAATCTTAGAATCAACAACAGTACCTGCAATTTATAAGGATGACAACAATCAGATCAACATTGATtagaataacaaaaaaaaaaaaaaagcaattgaaaatcacaaaaaaataaaaaagaaaaaaaaaatggggaaCATGTCAGGATGACATCATTTAGCTCGATCATTTGTAATTTAAGGAACTTACCGGGTAGTATGTTTCCACTCTTATCAACCGAGTAAGGATCACGATGGTTGTTTGCAAACAGCCTGGTATGATGGCGTTTCTGAACCACCACAAAAGTTACAGGCGGCTGATAGTTTGGTTCTAGAGAAGCACATGCCTGAGACAATTTCAAAAAGAAATGAATCACATTAGACAACCAATGAGTTAGCGATACTGGATAAAGATCTGACTACAGTGATGTCCAAATGCAACACCTTCCGAATTGCATCGAGCTCATACAGTAAAACTTGATAAAATTGCCCTTCACTAACTCCATCCCTGCAAAGACAGCACCATCAGTAATTCTGCACAACAGAAAAGCATCAAGGAAAATCATCCAAGGATCATACCTGTAAAATATAATTCGCTGTGGCTTTTGCCCAGTAGCCTTCTTAAAGGAAATTAGAAGCTCCCTGCACATTCAGTGATGTTATATGACTTCCCCCCAAATGAACTTCAGGATGCAAAAGATACAATCAACTACTCCTAAGTGACAAGATATCACATCAATCAACACAACCAATCCATACTTTATCATGCCACCAGTGACAGTTCCACGTTGAGGATCTTGCCAAACTTTAAACAAATCTTGAATCAACTCTTGACGATGAGCCTGAGCACTAACTAATCCAGCATATTTGGTCACCTCTGGCCAGTCTTGAGAAGCTACAACCTGGAGGATAACAAAGAGAACTAAGATGAGCATATAGTCATATAaccaaaacatgctttttcagaaaaaaaaataaaatgttaaCACGTCTCCTGCAGGAAAAGGGATCATCTTACAGCTGCAATAGAGGGACTGGAGTCCTCCCCAGGATGAGGATGCGTCACATCAGCACCAAAAATAATGGTAGGCCTGTCACTAACCAGAGGTATCCGCCTTGTCAAGGCATCCATGAGGACTGTGTTCCTACCCCCCACCTTTCATCAAAACAATCTTGTCAAGTTGTGGAATAGATTTGaggaaaaaaggaaggaaaggagCCTGAGAGCATACGCACCTTCACATTTATCTTGAGAGCAACATTTGCCAGGTACTGCTTACTCATTCTGAAAACATGTTTGGTCAAACAACACTGAGACACTAATCCAAGATCGGTCTCACAGATTCGTTTTAGATCACCTGACATGAAGGCAAAGCAGCAGCCAAATATGATATCATGATAAAAACTCGATGATCTGGGAACTAATCAAAAGAATCCATAACATGGGACCAAGATAATTAAAATCTCAAAGTTGACAAACAAACAGGCGTATATAAGTCAAATCAAAAAAGAAGGGCAACGTGGGATGAATACCATACAGAGAACCATTATTGTCAGGCAATATTACAATAAGTAGATCAAGTTCTTTGCCCTGGGGCTGGAGTACGCTCATTGCATCATGATAGCGTTCTTTTAGAGCTCTTTCCACTCGATCCGGCCGTGCACTTGATGGAGGAAGTACAGGTTCTATAGAAAATTCCTGTATAAAGTTCAAATGGCGGTATCAAGGTGAATGTTATTATGTACAACAGATAAAAGATATCTAAAACATGTAAATCAAACAAGATAATCAAGGGTATATACCATCCCAGATATCTGGCACATCTGAGCAAGCTCGTGACAGAATCCACGGGCAACACTTTCTTGCACATTACGTGCAAAATTGATGCACGTCCAATTTTGCACTCTCCCACCATTCACCATTTTCTACATTAGACTCGGATTGTAAGGCAGAAGGCAGTCCAATAAtacaatcatataatataattattatggcATGCTTAAATTTCTTGCATGAAAGATGACATGGCTACAAGCACAAACCATAAAGTTTCATGGCAGCACTCATTTCTGATTGATAGAAGGGGGTTAATGTACAAAGAAAAGCTAGTTGCTAAGGTCATGTTCATTAATGAAAAATGTCTCAACCATAAAAGGAATAGCAGTTATGATTAACATGTACCAAAACCATTTCATGTTAGTGCAATGTTTATTTGCGATACCTTATTCATCATATTCCACTGGCCAATCCTTGGCAAGCAGTTCTTCTCTTTACCGGTGTCATGGTATTTAAGCTGCAGATCAAACAAAATGCAATCAATAATAGATGGAAAAGTCATCAAAATCAGAAAGACTGCATTGTGGCATTGCCAAAAAGTTATTCCAACAAGAAATTAATTTGCTTGTTCCACGCACCCAGGGAGCAGGTAAAACCCGTGCTTCAACTGATGCAAGTTTCTCGCTGATCTTGATGCCAAATTCTTTTGCATAAGGGTCATTGTGGTAAGCATTGTGATGAACCGTCTGAGGACAAAAGAGATGTTTtaacatgataatttttttcttataattatTCTATACAATGTTTACATTAACATTTGAAGAAAAACACAACAGAAGAAAACCAACATGTAGTGTATCATGTATcaatgaaatacaatgtgaacatcATGATAATCAAAAGCCATGGATATTATAAGTCGAATTGTGGTTAAAGTGGAAACAAAGAAATAAAACAGCAGCATAGCAATGTGGAAATGCCAATGTACAAAGCTCCACAATAAAATGAATTTAAAAGCAAGTTAAATTACAAACATATAAAAGATATAACAACAACTGATGCATGGATAATACAAGCTATGGTACAACATTGTAtagattatccacatgataaactctaaaagataTAACAACAACTGACGCATGGATAATACAAGCTATAAAATGAATTAAAAAGCAAGTTAAATTACAAACATATAAAGGATATAACAACAACTGACGCATGGATAATACAAGCTATGGTACAACATTGTAtagattatccacatgataaactCATACATACAAGCTATAAAATGAATTAAAAAGCAAGTTAAATTACAAACATATAAAAGATATAACAACACATGATAAactccatacatacatacatacatacatatgtgcagAACAACATAGACATGTGCGCATGCATAGCATCTAGAAAGCACGTAAGGCTATCAAAATAACATAATCAATACATTAAACAACAGCATCAACTTTTACAAGCTGATCACTTAGTTATCATTCAAACGCAACAACAAAccataattcaaattttaaaagcaACATCATAACCTTCAAAATTGACCTTTCACATTTAGAAGGTTTAcattagaaaaagaaaacatCCTTTCCCTCATGTTTGGATGGGGAAACATCTAGATTGTAACCAAGAAATCTGTGAAATgtgttttttagaattttgaaaaataagataCTTGATATTAGTCTAGAACATGTTCCGAAGAAGCACCCAAGGAGTAATAATATCTGATACACATTCATTATCAAAGCATATGATTTCTCAAGTATCCCTGCTTCCTAGACTATAACTATGCTAACAGATAAAACGAGGCATTTTTATCAAAAAGAAAATCAAGGGAGAGCTTTTGGAAGTGATCAATGAAATCAATCCAGACGCATCACCTGTATGATATCACGCTCACGTTCCTGAGGACGTTGACATGTAACCTTCAAAAGAGCAGTTATTTGCCTCTCATTCAACCTCTTTGAATATCTCTGCCCCTCCACTATCTTACAAACCTAAAAACAATACAcagtaaaagaaagaaaaagggaagaTTACCATGAAATCTTTACTAGGAGACTGAAAATGTCTTTTTACAAACAAAGAAATAATCATAATCCCCAAAAAAATGAACAAACAAGTCTTTTCCATACAATACAAAAGCATATGAAAACTCACCTCCATAGGCAGATAATTTGGCCTCTGCTGGTTACCGACTTGCAGGCAAGGCAAATTGGTGTGCTGGATAGTAAAACCATAGGTCTCCTGAAAGTACTGCACAACGGACTTCATAGTACCTCTTTCATCAACAGGGAAGCTGTTCACATGTTTCCATGATAAAGAGATCGAACAAATAAAACTCAGGTCAGCAATCTACTAATGGCATTCTCAAGAAAACTAATAGCAGCAGTTAAAATGCTACGAGAGGGCAATTCCATACGTTAGTTCTCTAGTTGCCTGTGATGTTAAACCAGATATGCGATATTTCCTGCGCATATTCCCACGATGAGTGACCTCAACCTTCACTCCTCTAAGAGCCTTCTTGATCTGGTATAGGTATAGACAACAGTAAGATCATGAGATAACACCACAACATGGTATCAAACACCacaaactctttttttaaaaagggaATGCTACCTGCTCTTAATTATTGATATAATTAAAATCCCCTAAATGGAATCAATTAGTAACAAATAAGGATTCAAAATGCTACAAAATTTTATCTAAAAGAAGGCAAAAACAATATCAACCTAAACTTGAATATCGAAATGTTCAGGTTCAGTCCACTCTTATAGGAGGAAGGTATAAGTTTCACTTTCAAGTAATAACTATAAAAGCAACCTGCAAAGATTTTGCAAAACCCAAACAACTTTGTTTTGAGCTGTCTTTGCACAtcaaaaagaaagtaaaaaagcATAATTACAAAAAAGACAGAAAAGAAAAGCTCAGAAGAAGACCTTCACACGGTCAGCATCAGACAGTGGCCTTGCTTGGACATCCCTATTTAAAAGCTGGGTGACGAAGTCAATGACAGGCAGTGGTTCAATGAATGCAGTAGATGACATATCTGGAAAAGGAGAGTGAAAATTAACTGGAGTGAAAAGAAAATGTGCAACAACCGTGTGGTTTAAAGAAATAAATTCATATGCACCATATAGTTTATTCTTAAGAAAATTTACTATACATATTAACAAAATACAAATTAACTCCCCATATCAAGATTTGTGATGTTTTGAACTTAAAAGTAGATGGTAAAAATGCACCCATAAAGTGAAAACAATGCACGCAATGTGGACACAGCATACCGCATGCCATTCATGCTGCTTTTTCTTAGAAGCCTATTGAACATAAAATTTCTGCACTCTCAGACTATTTATTATTAAGAAAGCATCATATACATATTAACACAACTATCTCATACAAATAACTCTCCAATAACAAGATCTGTGATGCCTTCAACCTCAAAGTAGATATTAAACATGCAAGCATAAAACAAGGCCTACAGATGCAATGTGGAGAAACAGAGTATATTGCACACCATACATTCTACTTTCCCTTAGAAGCTCATCGAACACATGTTGTGGTGCTTTCTCTGTACTATGCAAAAACACATTTTTTGAGATTCATAAGGCTCATAACATCCAGAGGATGAATAATGCTGCAGTGGATGTGACGTGAAATGGATAA is a genomic window containing:
- the LOC105055283 gene encoding protein argonaute 1A translates to MVRKRRTEPSGSGESSQSAESSGSGGRGGPQHPAERVPAQQQQGGRGWGPATQQPQQGGRGRGYYQGRGGGAQPRGGMAPQQQGGAASEYQGRGGAFPRGGMQPQQHYGGRRGGGSMAGGHGPSAGPSRPPAPELHQAMQAPYQAAQASSSQASSSRQPEMSAAQMTQQFQELSVEGEPTPSQAIQPVVPLASSSKSLRFPLRPGKGSFGDKCVVKANHFFAELPDKDLHQYDVSIKPEVTSRGVNRAVMEQLVRLYRQSYLGGRLPAYDGRKSLYTAGPLPFTSREFQIALIDEDDGSGTERRQRTFNVVIKLAARADLHHLEMFLAGRQADAPQEALQVLDIVLRELPTTRYSPVGRSFYSPHLGRRQPLGEGLESWRGFYQSIRPTQMGLSLNIDMSSTAFIEPLPVIDFVTQLLNRDVQARPLSDADRVKIKKALRGVKVEVTHRGNMRRKYRISGLTSQATRELTFPVDERGTMKSVVQYFQETYGFTIQHTNLPCLQVGNQQRPNYLPMEVCKIVEGQRYSKRLNERQITALLKVTCQRPQERERDIIQTVHHNAYHNDPYAKEFGIKISEKLASVEARVLPAPWLKYHDTGKEKNCLPRIGQWNMMNKKMVNGGRVQNWTCINFARNVQESVARGFCHELAQMCQISGMEFSIEPVLPPSSARPDRVERALKERYHDAMSVLQPQGKELDLLIVILPDNNGSLYGDLKRICETDLGLVSQCCLTKHVFRMSKQYLANVALKINVKVGGRNTVLMDALTRRIPLVSDRPTIIFGADVTHPHPGEDSSPSIAAVVASQDWPEVTKYAGLVSAQAHRQELIQDLFKVWQDPQRGTVTGGMIKELLISFKKATGQKPQRIIFYRDGVSEGQFYQVLLYELDAIRKACASLEPNYQPPVTFVVVQKRHHTRLFANNHRDPYSVDKSGNILPGTVVDSKICHPTEFDFYLCSHAGIQGTSRPAHYHVLWDENKFTADALQTLTNNLCYTYARCTRSVSIVPPAYYAHLAAFRARFYMEPETSDSGSLASAAAAGRGAPAGGPRSTRVPGSASVRPLPALKENVKRVMFYC
- the LOC105055284 gene encoding sucrose synthase 7, giving the protein MASPSMSFKRSDSIAESMPEALRQSRYHMKRCFSRYVSKGKRIMKNQELMAELEKSMDDKSEKDRLMEGFLGYIICCTQEAVVLPPIVAFAVRPHPGIWEYVKVHSEDLTVEAITPSEYLRSKEIIYDEQWAKDEHALEVDFGAFDLATPHLTLPSSIGNGTQFICRFLSSKLNETPESMKPLLDYLLALDRCGEKLMINNTLDTVNKLQTALLVAEVFVSGIHKNTPFQKFEQRFQEWGLEKGWGDTAERVKESLHCLSEVLQAPDPVNMEKFFSRVPTIFNIVIFSPHGYFGQADVLGLPDTGGQVVYILDQVKAFEEELLLRIKQQGLNVPPQILVVTRLIPEARGTKCNQELEPILDTKHSYILRVPFKRDHGVLQQWVSRFDIYPYLERYAQDAAAKILDHLQGKPDLIIGNYTDGNLVASLVATKLGVTQGTIAHALEKTKYEDSDVKWKELDGKYHFSCQFTADMISMNTTDFIITSTFQEIAGTKDKPGQYESHYAFTLPGLCRFVSGINVFDPKFNIASPGADQSLYFPYTQKQKRLTSFHPAIEELLYSKVDNDEHIGHLADKNKPIIFSMARLDRIKNLTGLVEWYGKNKRLRDLVNLVVVGGFFDPAKSKDREEINEIKKMHALIEKYQLTGQIRWIKAQTDRARNGEIYRCIADTKGAFIQPALYEAFGLTVIEAMNCGLPTFATNKGGPAEIIVDGVSGFHIDPYNGEESSNKIADFFEKCREDSTYWTMVSTAGLQRIYECYTWKIYATRVLNMGSVYGFWRQLNKDEKQAKQRYIQLLYNLQFRNLAKTVLLVSDQAQEPAPPKVVTKPQPEERPVCRLFRNILGMFKRKGH